The Cyclopterus lumpus isolate fCycLum1 chromosome 6, fCycLum1.pri, whole genome shotgun sequence genome contains a region encoding:
- the ppp6r3 gene encoding serine/threonine-protein phosphatase 6 regulatory subunit 3 isoform X1: MFWKFDLHTTSHIDTLLEKEDVTLTEVMDEDDVLQECKAQNHKLVDFLLRPQCMEDLVTYITQEPSADVEEKVKYKYPNISCELLTSDVGQINDRLGEDENLLIKLYGFLQNEPPLNPLLASFFSKVLSILIGRKPEQIVEFLRKREDFVDLMIKHIGTSAIMDLLLRMLTCIEPQQLRQDVLNWLNEEKVIQRLVDMVQPSQDEDRHSNASQSLCEIIRLSRDQMFQVQGSSDPDPLLSTLEKQETVEQLLFNIFDKEKNESAIVSVIQILLTLFETRRPAFEGHMECPPGMSHPSFSVNHSILEAVRPRLKDFHQLLLEPPKANVMKTTWGVLDPPVGNTRLNVVRLVASLLQSNTHSINTELINLNTLGIILDMYFKYIWNNFLHIQVEICTAMILAMPPAPTDIQPDTEQENARESILIKHLFQKCQFIQRIVEAWSSNEKEQAEGGRRRGYMGHLTRIANSIVHNCDKGPNGPQIQQLISELPAEDREKWEAFISGQLSDTNKRNTVDLVNTHHIHSSSDDEVDFKDSGFHQDSSLQQAFSDYQMQQMTSNFIEQFGFNDEEFADQDDVVDIPFDRISDINFSLNTNESANIALFEARCKEKIQQFEDTGSDEEDIWDEKDVTFAPEAQRRPRSSGSTDSEESTDSEEEDGKRDPFEASNPSTDDRMEVDTGPVWTANFDDIPMDTGTSTAPPSSPNNPAAPTAPSSSPSSTDASWSATSPPAASKSATGWADFSNFTPVSPKDPLRCNSPVAMETSMETMDPLGVNAPMQPEDCDGWLGTSVASPSSTSAKDCGRPKAEEETASCEQRSITETVINGSMKETVSLTVDAKTETAVFKSDEEKSASSEKYSVVECVDSERTGVTSSAAAGCPKTGEKCQPNVELPNGPLEEMSPVEEAKLDQSAVSSEPAVNGPV, encoded by the exons ATGTTTTGGAAATTTGACCTCCACACCACATCCCACATTGACACCCTGTTAgagaaggaggatgtgactCTGACAGAGGTGATGGATGAGGACGACGTCCTGCAGGAGTGCAAGGCCCAGAACCACAAACTGGTTGACTTCCTGCTGAGACCACAGTGCATGGAGGACCTGGTCACCTACATCACACAGGAACCCAGTGCTGATGTTGAGGAGAAGGTTAAATACAA GTATCCCAACATATCATGTGAGCTGCTTACATCGGATGTGGGCCAGATCAACGACAGACTGGGAGAAGATGAAAACCTGCTGATAAAACTGTATGGCTTCCTGCAGAACGAGCCGCCTCTCAACCCGCTCCTGGCCAGCTTCTTTTCCAAGGTCCTGTCCATTCTGATCGGACGCAAGCCCGAACAG ATAGTGGAGTTTCTGCGAAAGCGGGAGGATTTTGTAGACTTGATGATCAAACACATCGGGACATCCGCCATCATGGACCTGCTGCTCAGAATGCTCACCTGCATCGAACCACAACAGCTACGACAGGACGTTCTCAAC TGGCTGAATGAGGAGAAGGTCATTCAGAGGCTGGTGGACATGGTACAACCTTCTCAAGATGAGGAT AGACACTCCAATGCCTCCCAGTCACTGTGTGAGATCATCAGACTGAGTAGAGACCAGATGTTCCAGGTCCAGGGCTCCTCAGATCCAGACCCACTTCTGTCCACACTTGAAAA GCAGGAGACGGTGGAGCAGCTGCTTTTTAATATCTTTGACAAGGAGAAGAATGAATCTGCAATCGTCAGTGTTATCCAGATCCTCCTCACATTGTTTGAGACAAGGAGACCAGC GTTTGAGGGTCATATGGAGTGCCCCCCTGGGATGTCCCACCCTTCATTCTCAGTCAACCACAGCATCCTGGAGGCTGTGAGACCCCGACTCAAAGATTTTCACCAGCTGCTACTGGAACCCCCAAAG GCCAATGTGATGAAGACAACGTGGGGAGTGCTGGACCCTCCTGTGGGCAATACAAGGCTCAATGTGGTCAGACTGGTGGCCAGTCTGTTGCAGAGCAACACTCACAGCATCAACACAGAACTCATTAACCTCAACACACTGGGAATCATACTA GATATGTATTTCAAATACATCTGGAACAACTTCCTCCACATTCAAGTGGAGATCTGTACAGCCATGATTCTGGCTATGCCCCCCGCCCCCACTGACATCCAGCCAGACACAGAGCAGGAAAATGCGAGGGAGAGCATCCTCATCAAACAT CTGTTTCAAAAGTGCCAGTTTATACAGAGAATCGTAGAGGCCTGGAGCTCCAATGAGAAGGAACA ggcAGAAGGTGGTCGCCGACGAGGCTATATGGGTCACCTCACCAGAATAGCCAACTCTATAGTTCATAACTGTGACAAAGGCCCAAATGGACCACAGATACAACAGCTCATCTCTG agctCCCAGCAGAGGACCGAGAGAAATGGGAGGCCTTTATTTCTGGGCAGCTGTCAGACACAAACAAGAGAAACACTGTTGACCTG GTGAATACACACCACATCCATTCTTCCAGTGATGATGAGGTGGACTTTAAAGACAGCGGCTTTCACCAGGACTCCTCTCTACAACAA GCCTTTTCTGATTATCAGATGCAACAAATGACGTCCAATTTTATTGAGCAGTTCGGCTTCAATGACGAAGAGTTTGCTGATCAGGACGATGTTGTGGA TATTCCCTTTGATAGAATATCAGACATCAATTTTTCACTGAATACAAATGAAAGT GCAAATATAGCTTTGTTTGAGGCGCGCTGTAAGGAGAAAATCCAGCAGTTTGAAGACACTGGTTCAGACGAGGAGGATATCTGGGATGAAAAGGATGTCACCTTCGCACCAGAGGCACAGAGACGCCCCAG GAGTTCAGGCAGCACGGACAGTGAGGAAAGCACGgactcggaggaggaggacgggaagAGAGATCCGTTTGAAGCTTCCAACCCCAGCACCGATGACCGAATGGAAGTCGACACAG GACCTGTGTGGACGGCCAACTTTGATGACATCCCCATGGACACGGGTACGTCCACAGCTCCGCCATCCAGCCCCAACAACCCTGCTGCCCCCACTGCTccgtcctcctccccctcttctacAGATGCATCATGGAGCGCCACCTCTCCCCCTGCCGCCTCCAAATCTGCAACCGGCTGGGCTGATTTCTCCAATTTCACCCCTGTCAG CCCCAAAGATCCTCTGAGGTGCAACTCTCCTGTTGCTATGGAAACGAGCATGGAGACGATGGACCCTCTGGGGGTCAATGCACCCATGCAGCCTGAAG attGTGATGGCTGGTTGGGTACCAGTGTGgcttctccctcctccacctcagctAAGGATTGTGGGAGACCTAAAGCGGAGGAGGAAACGGCTTCCTGTGAGCAGCGCAGCATCACGGAGACGGTCATCAACGGCTCCATGAAGGAGACGGTCAGCCTCACTGTTGATGCCAAGACTGAGACCGCCGTCTTCAAGAG
- the ppp6r3 gene encoding serine/threonine-protein phosphatase 6 regulatory subunit 3 isoform X2, with amino-acid sequence MFWKFDLHTTSHIDTLLEKEDVTLTEVMDEDDVLQECKAQNHKLVDFLLRPQCMEDLVTYITQEPSADVEEKVKYKYPNISCELLTSDVGQINDRLGEDENLLIKLYGFLQNEPPLNPLLASFFSKVLSILIGRKPEQIVEFLRKREDFVDLMIKHIGTSAIMDLLLRMLTCIEPQQLRQDVLNWLNEEKVIQRLVDMVQPSQDEDRHSNASQSLCEIIRLSRDQMFQVQGSSDPDPLLSTLEKQETVEQLLFNIFDKEKNESAIVSVIQILLTLFETRRPAFEGHMECPPGMSHPSFSVNHSILEAVRPRLKDFHQLLLEPPKANVMKTTWGVLDPPVGNTRLNVVRLVASLLQSNTHSINTELINLNTLGIILDMYFKYIWNNFLHIQVEICTAMILAMPPAPTDIQPDTEQENARESILIKHLFQKCQFIQRIVEAWSSNEKEQAEGGRRRGYMGHLTRIANSIVHNCDKGPNGPQIQQLISELPAEDREKWEAFISGQLSDTNKRNTVDLVNTHHIHSSSDDEVDFKDSGFHQDSSLQQMQQMTSNFIEQFGFNDEEFADQDDVVDIPFDRISDINFSLNTNESANIALFEARCKEKIQQFEDTGSDEEDIWDEKDVTFAPEAQRRPRSSGSTDSEESTDSEEEDGKRDPFEASNPSTDDRMEVDTGPVWTANFDDIPMDTGTSTAPPSSPNNPAAPTAPSSSPSSTDASWSATSPPAASKSATGWADFSNFTPVSPKDPLRCNSPVAMETSMETMDPLGVNAPMQPEDCDGWLGTSVASPSSTSAKDCGRPKAEEETASCEQRSITETVINGSMKETVSLTVDAKTETAVFKSDEEKSASSEKYSVVECVDSERTGVTSSAAAGCPKTGEKCQPNVELPNGPLEEMSPVEEAKLDQSAVSSEPAVNGPV; translated from the exons ATGTTTTGGAAATTTGACCTCCACACCACATCCCACATTGACACCCTGTTAgagaaggaggatgtgactCTGACAGAGGTGATGGATGAGGACGACGTCCTGCAGGAGTGCAAGGCCCAGAACCACAAACTGGTTGACTTCCTGCTGAGACCACAGTGCATGGAGGACCTGGTCACCTACATCACACAGGAACCCAGTGCTGATGTTGAGGAGAAGGTTAAATACAA GTATCCCAACATATCATGTGAGCTGCTTACATCGGATGTGGGCCAGATCAACGACAGACTGGGAGAAGATGAAAACCTGCTGATAAAACTGTATGGCTTCCTGCAGAACGAGCCGCCTCTCAACCCGCTCCTGGCCAGCTTCTTTTCCAAGGTCCTGTCCATTCTGATCGGACGCAAGCCCGAACAG ATAGTGGAGTTTCTGCGAAAGCGGGAGGATTTTGTAGACTTGATGATCAAACACATCGGGACATCCGCCATCATGGACCTGCTGCTCAGAATGCTCACCTGCATCGAACCACAACAGCTACGACAGGACGTTCTCAAC TGGCTGAATGAGGAGAAGGTCATTCAGAGGCTGGTGGACATGGTACAACCTTCTCAAGATGAGGAT AGACACTCCAATGCCTCCCAGTCACTGTGTGAGATCATCAGACTGAGTAGAGACCAGATGTTCCAGGTCCAGGGCTCCTCAGATCCAGACCCACTTCTGTCCACACTTGAAAA GCAGGAGACGGTGGAGCAGCTGCTTTTTAATATCTTTGACAAGGAGAAGAATGAATCTGCAATCGTCAGTGTTATCCAGATCCTCCTCACATTGTTTGAGACAAGGAGACCAGC GTTTGAGGGTCATATGGAGTGCCCCCCTGGGATGTCCCACCCTTCATTCTCAGTCAACCACAGCATCCTGGAGGCTGTGAGACCCCGACTCAAAGATTTTCACCAGCTGCTACTGGAACCCCCAAAG GCCAATGTGATGAAGACAACGTGGGGAGTGCTGGACCCTCCTGTGGGCAATACAAGGCTCAATGTGGTCAGACTGGTGGCCAGTCTGTTGCAGAGCAACACTCACAGCATCAACACAGAACTCATTAACCTCAACACACTGGGAATCATACTA GATATGTATTTCAAATACATCTGGAACAACTTCCTCCACATTCAAGTGGAGATCTGTACAGCCATGATTCTGGCTATGCCCCCCGCCCCCACTGACATCCAGCCAGACACAGAGCAGGAAAATGCGAGGGAGAGCATCCTCATCAAACAT CTGTTTCAAAAGTGCCAGTTTATACAGAGAATCGTAGAGGCCTGGAGCTCCAATGAGAAGGAACA ggcAGAAGGTGGTCGCCGACGAGGCTATATGGGTCACCTCACCAGAATAGCCAACTCTATAGTTCATAACTGTGACAAAGGCCCAAATGGACCACAGATACAACAGCTCATCTCTG agctCCCAGCAGAGGACCGAGAGAAATGGGAGGCCTTTATTTCTGGGCAGCTGTCAGACACAAACAAGAGAAACACTGTTGACCTG GTGAATACACACCACATCCATTCTTCCAGTGATGATGAGGTGGACTTTAAAGACAGCGGCTTTCACCAGGACTCCTCTCTACAACAA ATGCAACAAATGACGTCCAATTTTATTGAGCAGTTCGGCTTCAATGACGAAGAGTTTGCTGATCAGGACGATGTTGTGGA TATTCCCTTTGATAGAATATCAGACATCAATTTTTCACTGAATACAAATGAAAGT GCAAATATAGCTTTGTTTGAGGCGCGCTGTAAGGAGAAAATCCAGCAGTTTGAAGACACTGGTTCAGACGAGGAGGATATCTGGGATGAAAAGGATGTCACCTTCGCACCAGAGGCACAGAGACGCCCCAG GAGTTCAGGCAGCACGGACAGTGAGGAAAGCACGgactcggaggaggaggacgggaagAGAGATCCGTTTGAAGCTTCCAACCCCAGCACCGATGACCGAATGGAAGTCGACACAG GACCTGTGTGGACGGCCAACTTTGATGACATCCCCATGGACACGGGTACGTCCACAGCTCCGCCATCCAGCCCCAACAACCCTGCTGCCCCCACTGCTccgtcctcctccccctcttctacAGATGCATCATGGAGCGCCACCTCTCCCCCTGCCGCCTCCAAATCTGCAACCGGCTGGGCTGATTTCTCCAATTTCACCCCTGTCAG CCCCAAAGATCCTCTGAGGTGCAACTCTCCTGTTGCTATGGAAACGAGCATGGAGACGATGGACCCTCTGGGGGTCAATGCACCCATGCAGCCTGAAG attGTGATGGCTGGTTGGGTACCAGTGTGgcttctccctcctccacctcagctAAGGATTGTGGGAGACCTAAAGCGGAGGAGGAAACGGCTTCCTGTGAGCAGCGCAGCATCACGGAGACGGTCATCAACGGCTCCATGAAGGAGACGGTCAGCCTCACTGTTGATGCCAAGACTGAGACCGCCGTCTTCAAGAG
- the ppp6r3 gene encoding serine/threonine-protein phosphatase 6 regulatory subunit 3 isoform X3, whose product MFWKFDLHTTSHIDTLLEKEDVTLTEVMDEDDVLQECKAQNHKLVDFLLRPQCMEDLVTYITQEPSADVEEKVKYKYPNISCELLTSDVGQINDRLGEDENLLIKLYGFLQNEPPLNPLLASFFSKVLSILIGRKPEQIVEFLRKREDFVDLMIKHIGTSAIMDLLLRMLTCIEPQQLRQDVLNWLNEEKVIQRLVDMVQPSQDEDRHSNASQSLCEIIRLSRDQMFQVQGSSDPDPLLSTLEKQETVEQLLFNIFDKEKNESAIVSVIQILLTLFETRRPAFEGHMECPPGMSHPSFSVNHSILEAVRPRLKDFHQLLLEPPKANVMKTTWGVLDPPVGNTRLNVVRLVASLLQSNTHSINTELINLNTLGIILDMYFKYIWNNFLHIQVEICTAMILAMPPAPTDIQPDTEQENARESILIKHLFQKCQFIQRIVEAWSSNEKEQAEGGRRRGYMGHLTRIANSIVHNCDKGPNGPQIQQLISELPAEDREKWEAFISGQLSDTNKRNTVDLVNTHHIHSSSDDEVDFKDSGFHQDSSLQQFGFNDEEFADQDDVVDIPFDRISDINFSLNTNESANIALFEARCKEKIQQFEDTGSDEEDIWDEKDVTFAPEAQRRPRSSGSTDSEESTDSEEEDGKRDPFEASNPSTDDRMEVDTGPVWTANFDDIPMDTGTSTAPPSSPNNPAAPTAPSSSPSSTDASWSATSPPAASKSATGWADFSNFTPVSPKDPLRCNSPVAMETSMETMDPLGVNAPMQPEDCDGWLGTSVASPSSTSAKDCGRPKAEEETASCEQRSITETVINGSMKETVSLTVDAKTETAVFKSDEEKSASSEKYSVVECVDSERTGVTSSAAAGCPKTGEKCQPNVELPNGPLEEMSPVEEAKLDQSAVSSEPAVNGPV is encoded by the exons ATGTTTTGGAAATTTGACCTCCACACCACATCCCACATTGACACCCTGTTAgagaaggaggatgtgactCTGACAGAGGTGATGGATGAGGACGACGTCCTGCAGGAGTGCAAGGCCCAGAACCACAAACTGGTTGACTTCCTGCTGAGACCACAGTGCATGGAGGACCTGGTCACCTACATCACACAGGAACCCAGTGCTGATGTTGAGGAGAAGGTTAAATACAA GTATCCCAACATATCATGTGAGCTGCTTACATCGGATGTGGGCCAGATCAACGACAGACTGGGAGAAGATGAAAACCTGCTGATAAAACTGTATGGCTTCCTGCAGAACGAGCCGCCTCTCAACCCGCTCCTGGCCAGCTTCTTTTCCAAGGTCCTGTCCATTCTGATCGGACGCAAGCCCGAACAG ATAGTGGAGTTTCTGCGAAAGCGGGAGGATTTTGTAGACTTGATGATCAAACACATCGGGACATCCGCCATCATGGACCTGCTGCTCAGAATGCTCACCTGCATCGAACCACAACAGCTACGACAGGACGTTCTCAAC TGGCTGAATGAGGAGAAGGTCATTCAGAGGCTGGTGGACATGGTACAACCTTCTCAAGATGAGGAT AGACACTCCAATGCCTCCCAGTCACTGTGTGAGATCATCAGACTGAGTAGAGACCAGATGTTCCAGGTCCAGGGCTCCTCAGATCCAGACCCACTTCTGTCCACACTTGAAAA GCAGGAGACGGTGGAGCAGCTGCTTTTTAATATCTTTGACAAGGAGAAGAATGAATCTGCAATCGTCAGTGTTATCCAGATCCTCCTCACATTGTTTGAGACAAGGAGACCAGC GTTTGAGGGTCATATGGAGTGCCCCCCTGGGATGTCCCACCCTTCATTCTCAGTCAACCACAGCATCCTGGAGGCTGTGAGACCCCGACTCAAAGATTTTCACCAGCTGCTACTGGAACCCCCAAAG GCCAATGTGATGAAGACAACGTGGGGAGTGCTGGACCCTCCTGTGGGCAATACAAGGCTCAATGTGGTCAGACTGGTGGCCAGTCTGTTGCAGAGCAACACTCACAGCATCAACACAGAACTCATTAACCTCAACACACTGGGAATCATACTA GATATGTATTTCAAATACATCTGGAACAACTTCCTCCACATTCAAGTGGAGATCTGTACAGCCATGATTCTGGCTATGCCCCCCGCCCCCACTGACATCCAGCCAGACACAGAGCAGGAAAATGCGAGGGAGAGCATCCTCATCAAACAT CTGTTTCAAAAGTGCCAGTTTATACAGAGAATCGTAGAGGCCTGGAGCTCCAATGAGAAGGAACA ggcAGAAGGTGGTCGCCGACGAGGCTATATGGGTCACCTCACCAGAATAGCCAACTCTATAGTTCATAACTGTGACAAAGGCCCAAATGGACCACAGATACAACAGCTCATCTCTG agctCCCAGCAGAGGACCGAGAGAAATGGGAGGCCTTTATTTCTGGGCAGCTGTCAGACACAAACAAGAGAAACACTGTTGACCTG GTGAATACACACCACATCCATTCTTCCAGTGATGATGAGGTGGACTTTAAAGACAGCGGCTTTCACCAGGACTCCTCTCTACAACAA TTCGGCTTCAATGACGAAGAGTTTGCTGATCAGGACGATGTTGTGGA TATTCCCTTTGATAGAATATCAGACATCAATTTTTCACTGAATACAAATGAAAGT GCAAATATAGCTTTGTTTGAGGCGCGCTGTAAGGAGAAAATCCAGCAGTTTGAAGACACTGGTTCAGACGAGGAGGATATCTGGGATGAAAAGGATGTCACCTTCGCACCAGAGGCACAGAGACGCCCCAG GAGTTCAGGCAGCACGGACAGTGAGGAAAGCACGgactcggaggaggaggacgggaagAGAGATCCGTTTGAAGCTTCCAACCCCAGCACCGATGACCGAATGGAAGTCGACACAG GACCTGTGTGGACGGCCAACTTTGATGACATCCCCATGGACACGGGTACGTCCACAGCTCCGCCATCCAGCCCCAACAACCCTGCTGCCCCCACTGCTccgtcctcctccccctcttctacAGATGCATCATGGAGCGCCACCTCTCCCCCTGCCGCCTCCAAATCTGCAACCGGCTGGGCTGATTTCTCCAATTTCACCCCTGTCAG CCCCAAAGATCCTCTGAGGTGCAACTCTCCTGTTGCTATGGAAACGAGCATGGAGACGATGGACCCTCTGGGGGTCAATGCACCCATGCAGCCTGAAG attGTGATGGCTGGTTGGGTACCAGTGTGgcttctccctcctccacctcagctAAGGATTGTGGGAGACCTAAAGCGGAGGAGGAAACGGCTTCCTGTGAGCAGCGCAGCATCACGGAGACGGTCATCAACGGCTCCATGAAGGAGACGGTCAGCCTCACTGTTGATGCCAAGACTGAGACCGCCGTCTTCAAGAG